One window from the genome of Rhodopseudomonas sp. P2A-2r encodes:
- a CDS encoding NAD-dependent succinate-semialdehyde dehydrogenase: protein MAYQSLNPATGKVLRTFEPLTDAQLEQKLAQAAQCYEMWRRKTYAERAVIVARAAELLHEKADLYARTLTLEMGKRIHEARGEVEFSSSILSYYAENAERFLAPQPLHPTAGEAHMESTPIGVIFCVEPWNFPCYQLARVAGPHLMAGNVLVVKHASNVPQCAIDFEQLWIDAGAPAGLYTNLFVTHDQSDRVIDDRRIKGVALTGSVPAGRSIAARAGQNLKPSSMELGGSDAFIVLDDADMEHTVKWALWGRMYNTGQTCCAAKRFIVVDSVADAFLEKFKLALGALEAGDPLDEKTTLGPMSSEGALVELLGQVDVAVANGAKVAMGGKRVDRVGAYMQPTILTDVAPANPAFRDEFFGPVAMFFRVKDEDAAIALANDSDFGLGGSVFTGDIERGKRVASRVETGMMFINNISWSDAELPFGGIKNSGYGRELGDMGIQAFVNKKLVRINIVDAPL from the coding sequence ATGGCCTATCAGAGTCTCAATCCCGCCACCGGAAAAGTCCTCAGGACATTCGAACCGCTGACGGACGCGCAGCTCGAGCAGAAACTGGCACAGGCCGCGCAGTGCTACGAGATGTGGCGGCGCAAGACCTATGCCGAGCGCGCGGTGATTGTCGCCAGGGCGGCCGAGCTGCTGCACGAGAAGGCCGACCTCTATGCACGCACGCTGACCCTGGAAATGGGCAAGCGCATCCATGAGGCGCGCGGCGAGGTCGAGTTCAGTTCGAGCATCCTGTCTTACTACGCAGAGAATGCCGAGCGCTTCCTGGCGCCGCAGCCGCTGCATCCGACCGCCGGCGAGGCCCATATGGAAAGCACGCCGATCGGCGTGATCTTCTGCGTGGAGCCGTGGAATTTCCCCTGCTATCAACTCGCTCGCGTCGCCGGTCCGCATCTGATGGCCGGCAATGTGCTGGTGGTGAAGCATGCGAGCAATGTCCCGCAATGCGCCATCGACTTCGAACAGTTGTGGATCGACGCCGGCGCGCCGGCCGGGCTCTACACCAACCTGTTCGTCACCCATGACCAGTCGGACCGCGTCATCGACGATCGCCGCATCAAGGGCGTGGCATTGACCGGCAGCGTGCCGGCCGGCCGCAGCATCGCCGCGCGCGCCGGGCAGAACCTCAAGCCGTCGTCGATGGAGCTCGGCGGCAGCGACGCCTTCATCGTGCTCGACGATGCCGACATGGAGCATACCGTCAAATGGGCGCTGTGGGGCCGCATGTACAACACCGGCCAGACCTGTTGTGCGGCCAAGCGCTTCATCGTCGTCGACAGCGTCGCCGATGCGTTTCTCGAAAAGTTCAAGCTGGCGCTGGGCGCGCTCGAGGCCGGCGATCCGCTGGATGAAAAGACCACGCTCGGCCCGATGTCGTCGGAAGGCGCACTGGTGGAGCTGCTCGGCCAAGTCGACGTTGCGGTCGCCAACGGCGCCAAGGTGGCGATGGGCGGCAAGCGCGTCGATCGCGTTGGCGCCTACATGCAGCCGACGATCCTGACCGATGTGGCGCCCGCCAATCCGGCCTTTCGCGATGAGTTCTTCGGTCCGGTGGCGATGTTCTTCCGGGTCAAGGATGAGGACGCGGCGATTGCGCTGGCCAACGATTCCGACTTCGGCCTCGGCGGGTCGGTCTTCACGGGGGATATCGAGCGCGGCAAGCGCGTCGCGAGCCGGGTCGAGACCGGGATGATGTTCATCAACAATATCTCCTGGTCGGACGCCGAACTGCCGTTCGGCGGCATCAAGAATTCCGGCTATGGCCGCGAACTGGGCGACATGGGCATCCAGGCCTTCGTCAACAAGAAGCTGGTTCGCATCAACATCGTTGACGCACCGCTGTAG